The following coding sequences lie in one Salvelinus sp. IW2-2015 unplaced genomic scaffold, ASM291031v2 Un_scaffold990, whole genome shotgun sequence genomic window:
- the LOC112069342 gene encoding LOW QUALITY PROTEIN: segment polarity protein dishevelled homolog DVL-3 (The sequence of the model RefSeq protein was modified relative to this genomic sequence to represent the inferred CDS: deleted 2 bases in 1 codon), with protein MGETKIIYHLDDQETPYLVKLPIAADRVTLADFKNALNKPNYTFFFKSMDDDFGVVKEEISDDNAKLPCFNGRVVSWLVSADGSHGGSDGGSMCADSQAELPPPLERTGGIGDSRPPSFHANAAGIQDNETETESAVLLERERERERDRGRERERPLRKEKDTHDHSGRLNGHTHQRETRRPELAGYESSSTLMSSELETTSFVNSEDDDASSRFSGSTEQSTSSRLMRRHRRRRRKLKAPRMERSSSFSSVTDSTMSLNIITVTLNMEKYNFLGISIVGQSNEKGDGGIYIGSIMKGGAVAADGRIEPGDMLLQVNDINFENMSNDDAVRVLREIVHKPGPITLTVAKCWDPNPRGCFTLPRSEPIRPIDPAAWVSHTAAMTGAYPVYGMSPSMTTITSTSSSITSSIPETERLDDFHLSIHSDMATIAKAMANPESGLEVRDRMWLKITIPSAFIGSDVVDWLYHYVEGFTDRREARKYASNLLKAGYIRHTVNKITFSEQCYYIFGDLCGSESYYLFLFHKIAFFMTLHLYGEVKSHKESYLVEEKEILRLIATEVSEDGEVKSHKKSYLVEDKEIIRLIATEVSEKMERRNPGPTAPAYGVTRGLRIFISVLMQSGYLCEHMEAPQENATHTITDHTPTGPCWRMFAGSRNVLHGVSRLCHDMHILSTFLSFSLSFAESRSSGSNCSGSKKEEAAGGAGGGAGGGESKSTGSGSESELRKENAPSDRSVAVPPNEHSMHSLISLAHSVHSTHSHSGSLVYGPPGLPAQPPTSLPMTAPPGSPPGRDLASMPPELTASRQSFRIAMGNPSEFFVDVM; from the exons tTGGTGTCAGCAGATGGTTCTCATGGGGGTTCCGATGGGGGTTCTATGTGTGCAGACAGCCAGGCAGAGCTGCCACCCCCTTTGGAGAGGACCGGCGGAATCGGAGACTCAAGACCCCCCTCTTTTCA TGCGAACGCTGCCGGAATTCAGGACAACGAGACAGAGACTGAGTCGGCCGtgttgctagagagagagagggagcgggagagagaccggggcagggagagggagaggccgcTAAGGAAAGAAAAAGACACTCATGACCATA GTGGCAGGTTGAATGGTCACACGCATCAG CGGGAGACACGGCGACCGGAGCTGGCGGGGTACGAGAGCTCATCCACGCTGATGAGTTCTGAGCTGGAGACGACGAGCTTTGTCAACTCTGAAGACGATGACGCATCTAGTCG GTTCAGTGGCTCCACGGAGCAGAGCACTTCGTCGAGGCTCATGAGACGACATCGGCGGCGGCGGCGGAAACTCAAAGCGCCACGGATGGAGAGG tCGTCCTCTTTCAGTAGCGTCACAGATTCCACCATGTCACTGAACATCATCACTGTCACTTTAAATATGG AGAAGTATAACTTCCTGGGCATCAGTATTGTGGGTCAGAGTAACGAGAAAGGAGATGGAGGAATCTACATCGGCTCTATCATGAAGGGAGGGGCAGTGGCCGCCGATGGACGCATCGAGCCTGGAGACATGCTGCTGCAG GTGAACGACATTAACTTTGAGAACATGAGCAATGATGATGCAGTAAGAGTACTGAGGGAGATTGTGCATAAGCCAGG CCCTATTACTCTGACTGTGGCTAAGTGCTGGGATCCTAACCCTCGAGGATGCTTCACACTGCCGAGAA GTGAGCCGATCCGTCCCATAGACCCTGCTGCCTGGGTGTCCCACACCGCAGCAATGACGGGGGCGTACCCAGTGTATGGTATGAGCCCTTCTATGACCACCATCACCTCCACCAGCTCCTCCATCACAAGCTCCATCCCTGAGACTGAGC GGCTCGATGACTTTCATTTATCCATTCACAGCGACATGGCAACAATCGCCAAAGCGATGGCCAATCCAGAGTCTGGCCTGGAGGTGCGAGACAGGATGTGGCTCAAGATCACAATCCCCTCCGCCTTCATAg GCTCGGACGTGGTGGACTGGCTCTACCATTACGTGGAGGGCTTCACTGACCGCCGTGAGGCCAGGAAGTATGCCAGCAACCTGCTGAAGGCCGGCTATATCCGGCACACCGTCAACAAGATCACCTTCTCCGAGCAATGCTACTACATTTTCGGAGACCTCTGTGGCAGTGAGTCTTattatctctttctcttccacaAGATAGCTTTCTTTATGACTCTTCACCTTT ATGGAGAGGTGAAGAGTCATAAAGAAAGCTATCTtgtggaagagaaagagatacTAAGACTCATTGCCACAGAGGTCTCCGAAGATGGAGAGGTGAAGAGTCATAAGAAAAGCTATCTTGTGGAAGACAAAGAGATAATAAGACTCATTGCCACAGAGGTCTCCGAGAAGATGGAGAG gaggaacccagggccaaccgcaccagcatatggtgtCACAAGGGGCCTGAGGATcttcatctcggtactaatgcagtcaggctacctctgcgagcacatggaggccccCCAagaaaatgccacccacaccattaCTGACCACACGCCAACCGgtccatgctggaggatgtttgcaggcagcaggaacgttctccacggcgtctccagactctgtcac gatatgcatatactctcaacctttctctctttctctctctcctttgcagAGAGTCGTAGCAGCGGGTCCAACTGCAGTGGCAGTAAGAAGGAAGAGGCTGCTGGGGGGGCAGGCGGTGGTGCTGGTGGTGGCGAGTCCAAGTCCACAGGGAGCGGCAGCGAATCAGAGCTGAGGAAGGAAAATGCGCCCAGTGATCGCTCAGTGGCGGTGCCCCCTAACGAGCACAGCATGCACAGCCTGATCAGCTTGGCCCACAGTGTCCACAGCACCCATTCCCACAGCGGTAGCCTGGTGTACGGACCCCCCGGCCTGCCAGCCCAGCCGCCGACCTCCCTCCCCATGACGGCCCCCCCTGGGTCGCCCCCGGGCCGAGACCTAGCCTCCATGCCCCCCGAACTCACCGCCTCACGACAATCATTCCGCATTGCCATGGGCAACCCCAGTGAGTTCTTCGTCGATGTCATGTGA